The Gouania willdenowi chromosome 22, fGouWil2.1, whole genome shotgun sequence nucleotide sequence tcacaataaaaacattaaaacatatattttcatggataaggaagcctaacaaggtaaccaagagatgaaaaacaaattaaatgacaggttgttttttttttttttctaaagctgatttaagacatggatcaaaaccgacccgttatcatgagatgctaacagaaagctaacacaagaggaaggttaacttttgtgGGGTTAttaatttcaggctcagtaattatgattatatgcaattgtaattgactttcagggggggaaaaaaacataatttaaattgtaattacaaAAATTGCCAgtcatcgtaatcataattgagttgtaactgaatgatgattggatgattgaagacataattgtaatttttaaaactaTAATACCCtgataaggacacatcaaagcgatcagtagatgcctctgtgGAAGACttacagttggcagtcaaaaagttgtctgaatgaatgaaaccctaacacacacacatatatatgaagacaaaatgaacttgctagaattcaaaataaaagactgcTTAAGATCCGAGTGGAGGAAAGAGTTTGTGTCACAGTATCAGTGAAGTCATCCAGAGGTCTGCATGTGTAAGTGGTGTTAGAGCACCGTCTATGGCTGCAGGtcagggggaggggggggggggggtcatggCTGTTAGAGCTGGTTTCCAGTGTAGAGCGGCAGACTGGCACAGTGATGAGGATACatcagatcacacacacacagcagcaggaggaggaggagggagagaaACACCTCTAATGTTCCCACCAAACACCCAAAGGCCCGGCCTTCAGCGTCTGAGGTGCAGAGGAGCAAAAATACATCTGAATCCAAATGTTTTCCAAAAGTCAACATTGTTAAAGGAACGGTTGGTCCATGGAAGTCAAATGGAACCTCCTGTAGAAGAGCTGGGCTTATTTATGTGTTTCAGGTTCCGATGAGGAGGGACAGGAAAGGCTCAGTTTGTGAGGGTGAAATGTTCTTCCTGCAGTGAGCAGGCTGCCACAGGCTGAAGCTCCTAGAAAACACAGTAACAGAGGAACGTCAACGACACACTGAACCAGTAACAAGCTAGCACGCTCAGGCTAAGCATGATAATGGAACATAGTGGAAATGacagaagaaaaacaatgacTATGAGTGAAAACTTTAAACCACTTATCAAACTCAAGCCCCTGGGACCCTTTCaaccatccaatttggcccacagcagaaaacatgaaatatgaccAGTTGTAGATTTCTCAACCCTAAGTAtagaaattcaatgaaactccataaTATTTGGATATTTGGAGAATTGCAATTTTCCCATGCTATTGTCAAGActgaagtcattttaaatctttaattgttcaaagaactaaATTTTACTCAAATTATTTCAGACTTtactcaaattaaataaaaattggtcacaaaatcaatgaaatataaaagagaaaatcctttACGGACTGATAtcttattgtattgtattatgtatgatttatacaTCAAAGTGAAAATTTGGAGATttgaatgttgaaattgcttgttttcccgtCTAAAATCTGTGGACCACTTAAGAAcaaactactttgtatttggcccctgctTTAAACACTTGAGCTCTGGATGTTTGCCCCTCTATGTTTAACAGATTTGAGATCTTTTAAATGATCATTAACTACAGaatgctgttgttttttcaatgAACATTCTTGGACTTTTTAAACTGGAATCAAACTGGTGTGAGTTTGACTCAATGACTCCTCTGCAGTCAAAGATTTGAGCTTTGTGATAACTTAAAGCAAACGTgacaaactcatggcccaggggccaaattcggccctttagagcatccaattcggcccagagaaaaaagaaaaaaattacagatttcagtcatttttaatgtgaaattgctaaaaaaaaaaaaaccctcaaaattcttacaaaatcctttaattttccttaattaaataatatttccCGTAATCAATTACAAATTGGTCAGaaaatctgaaacatttaaagaGAAGAATCTTTTGAGACTAATATTTATAACTTATTGCTTGAatgttgttggtttcttacatatttttgtaatttatatCTACAAAGAAGCGCAAACTAGGacacaactctttttttttttttttcccacataaaatctgtgtaCTTTTCCCCttaaaccaggggtctgcaacctttactctcaaaagagccattttgtcatatttcacctggattaaagtccttccagagccgaaaaaaaaaaaaaaaaaaaccatagtGTATACatttctatacagttaaaattatattgaataatgttttgaaaacatattttttttttagataatgtatttgaagggctacaaaaaataacttgaatttgacaaCACACGTCAGTTAACACATGCTGAttactaatttcttgccacatatcaagcatgcatatttagccagcatgttggcagttaaatgaatctgtccccacataattcaaatgtatatttacttccAGGATAGACTTTAGTAGATTTAGTTATCTtgccagggatttaaaacttaaagttaaccacaggtgcaggaaaaagttaatggtctgtagatgtttcaggaCGTGAAGTGAGTTATTGCAGGTTGACAAATCGTTATAtcgtgattttatttgttttcaaaatcattaatcattaatgccctctgtaagaaaataattattgatttcaatatttttgaaagctttagggagccattgcaaaagagtcaaagagccacatgaggctccagagccgcaggttgcagacccctgccttaaactaaaatgagctCGACACCCCTGACTTAAAAGAACTTCAGTTTAGTTGCAACAGTTTTGATCATggtctcatttaaaaaaaacaattttttatcataaaacatttatatagGAGATGATAATGATGTTTCCATGTcttatgtaaaatatatttttagattGACCAACACACACCAGTGTTtctctgcaaaataaaacacaatttcatgatattctgaagaaaatgtaccaaaaagtcagacattttcttttttcagaaaaacacCAGAGCGTTTGAGATTTGCTTTTAGCCACTGTGTTATTCACAGTGGAGCATAAACCTACAAAAGTCCATCAACATTATGAAAATATAGTATTAAAAGACTTATTAATTACTCAATAGGATCTCTGCAGCTGGAAAAGAATCATTTGAATGACGACATTCAGTGATAATCTAATACACACTGACACAGGAACTGTTCTGGTCATCTAATCCACTTCTTATCATGAGCCACGATGTTATTGCTTACCTTTGATTACCTTTTGTCTCTCATTAATGAAGACGGAGGCTTGTTAATCCCATTATTTCCCGAGGCTTGATGCAGTCCCTTCATTGGTTCCTTCATTGTCGTACATGTGTAATCCAGAGAGGCCTTCATAGTAAcactactgatttaaaaaaaaaaaagctccagtAGTTCTGCAATGCAAGTATTGGTTCACAATGACATTCAATCGTTCACCAAATGTATCTATttgtgcctttaaaaaaaaaaaaaaaaaaaaaaaaaaatcagttgtcCAACGATGTCATTGCtccagtgtgtttttgttcatgaCTTCTTTCGGCTccagtgagaaaaaaaacccttcaAAACAGTTTGTCATGGAGTCACCTATTCATTTGTTGCCCTAAACGCTCACATACATACTtgtccttatatatatataaagaatcATAAATTATTCAACAATGTCAGTAGATGAAATACCACTGGCATTTCTGTCGCTaaaattatcattttgtgctttctgcaaaacaaaaacattgaaaaaagaagcagcagatttttttttaccagagtgaatccatcatttttttaaaaaaaagttatctcTTAAAACGTAAGAAGTTCAACTCTATCTGTGACGGCTGGATATCCCGTTGCCGTTTGTCGTGGGCTCTTCCAGCTCGTCGTCTTCAAAGCCGTGAAAAGTGGAGGTGTCGCTCTCAGATGTGGTGCCGAAGAGTTCCTCAGCTCCAACGAAGGCGCCGTCGTCCTTTTCCTCTCCACAGTCAGCTGGAAGGACAACAACCTTTTAACAGATAGGACTCAGGACCATTTGTCTATTCAGAATTCTCTTTAGGTGAACAATGACTCACTTGTGCATTGGCAGGATGACCCAGATTTACCCGTTTTCTTGTTTGAACCCTGGCATTTATTACAGTAGCTGTTGGGAATGCTGGTCCCAGCTGGACCCTTTGGACCTACGAAGACAAAGTGTCCACAATGACTGAATGAACACTGCATGTCTACAGCAAACTTTTAATAATtacagcaagttcattttgtcttcatttttgaaataatatgttatcatttcatttattcagacaactttttttcaggaaatttcctTTGATCTCCACACAATGGGATCAAAGGAAAttttaaagtaaagtaataTATCAAAGTTCCAGCAAgtaaattttgtctttttttgaaataatatgttacggtttcatttattcagacaaccattttcagacccacttgttcctgtttttcagggtcgttaAATTAAATCTAGTAAAATAAATTCCAATAAAAcctttactttgatctcctctccaggtgatcaaagtacatttcaaagtaaagtatgagatcaaagtacattttctgaaaaaagttacctgaataaaagaaaccttaacatatcaaACTTTTAATCTGAAGGTTTCAGTATAAAACAGGAGCCGTGCACCATCAGGAGGTTTTATACTCAGTCTTTTTGTTGCACCTTCTTGTAAGAACAATGtttattaaattgatttttttttctccagacgAGCAAACTGATACTTTCACCAACTATGACAAAACATGCAATGCTAAGTATACACAATACATTTTTCTAGTTCAGGAGGTAAACATTTAACAGGAAGTTAAAACACAGCATGTGGTGATGATGAATAGAAAAACAAAGCTGGATGTCCCGTTGCTTACGTTTGTATCTGACGGTCTGTGGTGCAGAAGTGGACAGAGACACCACAGAGCTTCTCTCCCCGGGTCGGTTCTCCTCTGCCATGTGTGGATGGGTGTAGTGGTAACTCAGTCCTGTGCGGTTTCTGTAGCGCTTTGCACAAACTGCAGCAACAAGAAAGCAAAGGTGAAATCCAATCATTGCcctattattacattatttattccTTTTCCTGATTAATGATGTTTGACCAGAGCATGGATTAAGTTTATTAAAACGCCTACAGTCTGGAAAGTGTAGAGCACTCTTTGCATTCAATCAATTTACACAAttataaatatagaaataaaaaataaatgtgaaaacaatTGTGCTTGTGGCTGTAGAAAGCAAAGGAACAACATTGTGGTGGAAAAGAGGGTAGAGAAGAACGCAGATATTAGTGTTCTTCACCTGAACCAGAGTAAGAGGGCGACCAATCAGGATCCCAGCACACCAGGGCATTGAGGGAAATGAAGttgctgatatatatatatatatatttttttttttaatctctgttgaTACTGAGAATATGCTCAATACTGTTGTcgtgtaaatgtttgtttttttaaaaaaaaaatataaataaaaactaaaaaaaaataaagagtgggaaaaaataaaaacgagAAAATagaacagagcatgttatattggGTAGATTAATATATATTGGTAGAAATAAACTGTTGCGTCTAATTAGAAAATGTGTTACCAGTATGTGTGAATGTGGGGTAGGGGTAGACAGTGTAGAACATGCAATTTGTAACTGTGAAAAGTataaaaacagtagaaaaaaaactatagaaaaaaacTTTGTAGAAGTGAAGTGAAGAAATATACACCTAAATACATTGTTCGTAATGACAGgaatacatttagaaatatgtAGCCCAGGagctgtggttcacactccagcATAGTAGGTGGCGGTGATGCACCTTCACTATGGTTGCCACTCgccataaaaaacaaaaagaagaagaaaagaagggaTCAGTCAGAGCACACCTGTGAGCTGCAGAGAGGGGAAATCAAACCACAGACAGCGTAACAGGCAGAGTGGGAGTTTTATGTTTCCTGTTTCTGGACTAAGGAGTCTTGGATCCTAAGAACCAGCTGGATGTATAAGAAACTCTTAAAATCTGCACTGTTCAGGAATAATCTACTTTGAAGAGTGAGCTCAAGTCGTCATCTTCTGTGTTGGAGCAGCATCTTCCTCGTCTACAGAACTGAAGGCGTCAAAAGCTAAGTTTTAACTCTCCTGCTCTACAAACTTGAACACaccacgctcacacacacactcatctaACTGATCTAAACATGTAAATCCATTGAAGAACTGGAGTTTTTACCTGGTTCATTCAATTCAGGGCATTGCATTTGAGCCATTGTGACTATTTCAAGgtaatttctgtttaattatgTTGGGATTGATTCTTGTTCAAATTGAACATGAATGCTTGATTGCAGCTGATAATttggggtttttgttgttgtacttttgtaCCAATGGTTTTCTACTAACTGGGTTATTTTATATCAAGGTTTTCTTTAAAGTCTACAGGTCAGAACACTGTTTTGTTCTTCTATCTTAACCCCaactatcatttatttatattataaagTATCCTAAAACCTGTGCAAAAGTCAATGTGCTACAAATGGCCCAATGTGCGGTAGAGGCTCTGTGCTAAACCTGGAATGTCTTTGCTAATCCTTTCCTTCTTTAGTGTTTTTGCTAATGTGTCGCTTGTCTAAATAATTTTGAATgcttaaaagttgtaaaaaacGTGCTTGAGTGATATTTGTTTATAAAAAGCAACCTGCTCCATGACAGTATTAACATTTCTAAGTTTGATTTTAAACAGACTCAATTTTTCAATACAATTCACACATTTGCCACAGAATAATTTCCTTCtaaactgtacatttttagcatgacaaagagagagaaaacatcATACCTGCAGGAGAAGATTTTGAGTTCGGTTTCTGTTTGTATCTGTCTGAAACAGAGAATGAACAAAGTAAATTAAaatcagagaagaagaaaaccaACAGTAGTTCACTTTGATGATAGTGTCTGCAGTCGTGTTCTTAAACTTAAGGTCTTGATTGAGGGGAAATCATAGCTTTAAAGTAacactaaatatttacaaaattaaataacccaaaaacatgtttgtttatgtcAAAAAGATTTGACCACTGTGCCAGTTTACGTTAGTGCTTGTGCCAGAAACGATCTGTGAAAGAGCTGTGAGGAAGATTATTCTTTTTAGGCAATGGCTATCAGTACGTAGTACGTGTCAGTGGACCGGCAgactatccgtacgcagcgcccctcattggccagtttgggTCACGTGATGGGTGCACCACGTTAAAGttctcagttttattttagctcatatttatttttagctaccccgctaacctttttttttccgtATATGTACTTTTAAAGATGGAATTCGccgtgttaaaaaaaaatatatgtcaaaagtgggattcaaacccacgttagcggaaggaagaatccttgagtcaggcgccgtagaccactcggccatcctgacacggtgaaaacacaggcactttacacttatgtagaaaaggtccggcaaCGTCATCTTTCGTACGAAGAGACAGTCGGTATATCGATGGGTACGTATTACGCACAAGGAGACACTTCCTTCTTTTTATTCACTGCAAACATTTAGTGTCTGAAAAAAACGATTGAAAATACAGGAGAACATCCCAAACTAAAGAGTTCAGCTCTTACTGTCACAGACGTATGGCTTGTCGTCCAGGTCTGCCCTCCTGCGGCCAGAGCCCCGCCCCTAAAGAAAAGAATGTTTATCTCCTGACTTTCATCAATACTTTTATCGTCTTTAATATTCGAGCTCCTTACTCGTCCTTTGCCCCTGTGTCTCCTCCTGGGAGTGTCGACCTCGAAATCGTCGTCATCGTTGAAAGCGTCTTCTGCTGCGTCGGCCTCCAGAACCCGCTGGAAACGTttagagagaggaaaaaaacagtttaaatatgAATACAGAGCAGTACATTTTCTATATTACTGCATTTAGACTTATCCATTCCTCatagtatatatatttatagtatgtctactacatactataAATATGATTCGGATGTTgatcgttcccactgaagtatacttctaagtttcccaagatgcatttcaaacctgcGACAataacctgaagcacactgaggctaaatatctctgttgattcagaacctttgaaagttctgaaaacattttaagtgagaaagtgaccaagtagaatataaaCATGTGGTAATTTGAGCCATAAAACTGACGTATACACATTTTAttctgacatttcagagatatATTTCCCTTAATAAATAGAAATTTGTGACAAAATATAGGacatttaaagtaaatattctgttgggatattgtcggtttcttatatatttttgtattttatgctgTATCGATgtacaagtgcaaactagggcaccaTAATGCTTAAATTACTCTTTTTCCAAGATAAAATCTGTGGCAGACTTGAGATCatactgctccgtatttggcccctgaaataaaatgtaagtTTTGATTGTCTTCATTTTAGAGATTTGGAAATATTGTAGTCTGatttaaagaaaacaatttatcataaaaaaatctataGGAAAGGTAGATAACAGAAAACTGATCAacgtatttacatttttagattGACCAACACAAACCAGTGTTTCTCtaccaaataaaacacaatttcatGATATTCTGAAAACAATTTTACCAAGAAGTCAGAATTACATgatgtgattttcttttttcatttaaaaaaaaaagtagaaaaaaaagtatttggaaTTTGCTTTTAGAATTTGAGTTATTCACAGTGGATCACAAGCCTACAAAAGTCCATCAGCATTATAaaaatatagtatagtatacagtagtattaaaagacccgccattgtgctattGACAAatcttccagttaacttcaaaacaagagccctatttacaaaagcgttaaaaaactaatggaagacaagaagatatgcttttgttttgaaaaggcgGTGTATGATTTTTAAGCTTGAAGacggtcccaggacaattttgcAACTAGTGTGTCcaatgtgcacacttaaaaaatgtccgatatagtatacatccgggtatttttcatgtactcaatcttttcatactatctaatgtgaacacactatatactaattttgacgtgaaacttagtatgagtaggacGTTAGTATGcctttttgaacacagccaaaaatgttttctttgattATTACTAATAACTCACACCCACTGACAGATGAAACCATAAATAAGTCTGTTTTTTACTTCACTTTTCAGTGGACTTGAtataaagctgttattttacGACACAATCAGGGacattttttgttgccatgaaagaagaaaatatatagagtAGTCACCAATCTATTACCTCTGTAGAATTGTTCCCCACATTTTtgatagtattttatttatttttacttatggtatttattaataaaaaacctAATATTTTATAAGCAGTCATAAAATCTAATGTACAAGAGCTCATAGATGGTCAGTAGAGTAAATGTCTACTCCTCCAAGATCAGTCGCCTGCTAATGAGCCCAGCAGGTCAGCTGGAAAAACCTGGCGAGTTGCCGTGGCAACCAGTCGGGGCATAACATCTACCGCTGAGAGCCACAACCTTCACATCTCACACGTTTGCAGTGAGGTTtccagtgttttgttttttccttctgcTGCTAAGCACGCCACGTGCACAAGAAGGAGAAATGAACTCACCTGGATCTCTAGAAGGCTCTCCTCGTCATTCTTGGAGTTGCTCCTCTTGTCTAGAGCATCGCCTCGTAGCAGAGCCTCTAGCGTCGTGCTCTGAGCAGGCAAACTGTCCTTAGACATGAGCCCTccatctgcacacacacacacacatcaccaaTAGGAATGTATGGTAACAACAGTTtgcgatataaaaaaaaacggcaatataaaattcaaaggttcacaaaataaaatcatgcaaAGTTTTATCAACAAAGGTGTGTTACACATTTGTCTCTCTTCACAgggaatttttgtaatttttttaatatcgtatcgtgagtatTTTGTATCATGTGCCCTAGGGGTGTAACAACACATCGATCTATATCGATAcatcgattaattaattaatgatccAATTACATTgatgcacaatgaaaacattgataaacagtcatctttaagatacgcttttattttgaaattcacatAGCACGTCTGTTCGTCCGTGCCACTATTTACTGCACGAGGATTGTGGCATAACTAGCAAAATACCACGCGACAACAAAGCTTTGCCACCCCGGCAGCCACGCACATTTGTACACGGTATTATGTAGCCACCGACCAGTAGTGCCCCGCTGCCGCTTCCTGAATGTGGAGCCAACCGCTATAAAACACTATTGAAGAACACGCAGATGTAACCCGAGGGTGGCACAGAACCTGCGTTGTTTACATTGTTGCTTGACAAAACGAGGAGTCAAGGAGAAAAAGCCATGCaaggaaagaggtaaaaatgatgaactatatatcaggaaataaaataataatgaaagcaCAGCGCTATGGTAGTGATCCTGTTTTTAAGACGATAAGAATTGGGTTGAAGAAGGTTGTTTTGCTGGGGGTTTAGCACGCACGTGactgcacagacacacaaactgagTTATGATACTGTCAGTATTCGGTCAGTGCTCGTAAATGGGTTGATTTTATACCAACTCCCCACAACAAACAGCCAtattttcatgtaaataaacaggaTTACTGAATAACAAGTGTCTGGAATTCCACttaagatatttatttaatattaaagacgAAAAAATGGTATCAAAACCATATTTGTAGCATTATTTTCCATGTAGCCTTTGTTcgttggttattccgttttaaaaccaaatcaaaacaaataaactatgtggttatttttgttttacacaaattcatcatatgccccttaaaatatgtttttatacttagttatataacagtgtggcatcattaacatgtcaatgttaaaataataatattaataataacatgctAGTGAcacttccccccccccccccccccccccccaatctggttacagtttgttacagtgaaatcaactgtttttaaagccatatttttgtattattaaaaacgTATTGCACcatagtaatttaaataaaactagatactttttatcactcacacagaatgctgtttatttaatgcctgaTACCTGAAAGCTTTAccttagaaaaaaaatggtcaaatcATATTCCAGTTGTTTTTTGGGAGTtgatatatatgtaaatgatt carries:
- the LOC114456362 gene encoding zinc finger protein DPF3-like isoform X1; this encodes MAAVIQNPLKALGDQFYKDAIEQCRSYNARLCAERSVRLPFLDSQTGVAQNNCYIWMERHHRSPGVAAGQMYTYPARCWRKKRRLHNATDPRLGIYDLQLDGGLMSKDSLPAQSTTLEALLRGDALDKRSNSKNDEESLLEIQRVLEADAAEDAFNDDDDFEVDTPRRRHRGKGRGRGSGRRRADLDDKPYVCDNRYKQKPNSKSSPAVCAKRYRNRTGLSYHYTHPHMAEENRPGERSSVVSLSTSAPQTVRYKRPKGPAGTSIPNSYCNKCQGSNKKTGKSGSSCQCTTDCGEEKDDGAFVGAEELFGTTSESDTSTFHGFEDDELEEPTTNGNGISSRHR
- the LOC114456362 gene encoding zinc finger protein DPF3-like isoform X2 translates to MAAVIQNPLKALGDQFYKDAIEQCRSYNARLCAERSVRLPFLDSQTGVAQNNCYIWMERHHRSPGVAAGQMYTYPARCWRKKRRLHNATDPRLGIYDLQLDGGLMSKDSLPAQSTTLEALLRGDALDKRSNSKNDEESLLEIQRVLEADAAEDAFNDDDDFEVDTPRRRHRGKGRGRGSGRRRADLDDKPYVCDNRYKQKPNSKSSPAVCAKRYRNRTGLSYHYTHPHMAEENRPGERSSVVSLSTSAPQTVRYKRPKGPAGTSIPNSYCNKCQGSNKKTGKSGSSCQCTSCCPSS